The following coding sequences are from one Deltaproteobacteria bacterium window:
- a CDS encoding prepilin-type N-terminal cleavage/methylation domain-containing protein has protein sequence MTSPDRHPERGYTVIEVLAAISIFAIVATGLSTTTAGTLKANGTSRRVAAATSLVQDKVEQLRALDPTTNPGDLTAGAHTDALNPITPLGQAGGKFTRSWTVIANTPKYGLSQVVVTVSWSNPESRSVVGVTYVCRTALCA, from the coding sequence ATGACCTCACCAGATCGGCATCCAGAACGTGGATACACAGTCATCGAGGTCCTCGCGGCGATCTCGATCTTTGCGATCGTCGCCACAGGGCTGTCGACCACAACCGCAGGCACATTGAAGGCCAACGGCACGAGTAGGCGGGTTGCCGCTGCCACCTCGCTGGTACAGGACAAAGTCGAGCAGTTACGCGCCCTCGACCCCACGACCAACCCCGGCGATCTGACAGCTGGGGCACACACTGACGCGCTCAATCCGATCACTCCGCTGGGACAAGCGGGCGGCAAGTTCACCCGCAGTTGGACCGTGATCGCGAACACGCCGAAGTATGGGCTCTCGCAGGTGGTGGTCACGGTGTCCTGGAGCAACCCCGAATCCCGGTCGGTGGTCGGGGTCACTTACGTTTGTCGGACTGCCCTATGCGCCTGA
- a CDS encoding ABC transporter permease encodes MLRDLLADALRDVRANWLRVLLTGSGIVWGIALFVTLSASGTAMRAHYRAKMEAIGRKVIFTFPGAVARQGSANRNARRITLEVDDPPRLTASPLVERAAPELWNGARVMKGGGHIKVVWTYGVGPETGRIRNFQVGRGRFINAADVAERRRVLVIGAKVAERLFGRQSALGRQVRLEGHPFRIVGVSVAKGEQFVNMGPRDDEQALLPVTTAQALFSGSDAISHIIYEPRTREEGAASIGRARALLSRHHHFKPQDEEAVSFFNIVEAMRRVELIGVALQVFLVACGVLTLVVGGVGVMNIMLVAVAERTRDLAVCKAVGASRRDLFMQVIAETVIITVGAGLAGLALGSGIILILQVLRNSAERAQLLMPEVSFSPALALLSFAVLVGVGILAGIVPALRAARLDPAVALREE; translated from the coding sequence ATGCTGCGAGACCTCCTTGCCGATGCGCTACGCGACGTGCGGGCCAACTGGCTGCGGGTGTTGCTCACCGGCTCAGGCATCGTCTGGGGCATTGCGCTGTTCGTCACCCTCAGCGCCTCCGGCACGGCGATGCGGGCGCACTATCGCGCCAAGATGGAAGCGATCGGCCGCAAGGTGATCTTCACCTTTCCCGGTGCGGTAGCCCGCCAGGGCAGCGCTAACCGCAACGCGCGCCGGATCACGCTCGAAGTCGATGATCCGCCGCGGCTGACGGCATCGCCGCTAGTCGAACGGGCAGCGCCGGAGCTGTGGAACGGCGCGCGGGTGATGAAGGGCGGCGGCCACATCAAGGTCGTCTGGACGTATGGGGTCGGGCCGGAGACCGGCCGTATCCGCAATTTCCAAGTCGGCCGCGGCCGTTTCATCAACGCCGCCGACGTTGCCGAGCGCCGCCGTGTCCTGGTGATCGGCGCCAAGGTCGCCGAGCGGTTGTTCGGCCGGCAGTCGGCACTCGGGCGACAGGTGCGCCTCGAAGGGCATCCCTTTCGCATCGTCGGCGTCTCCGTCGCCAAGGGCGAACAGTTTGTGAACATGGGGCCGCGCGACGACGAACAAGCCCTGCTGCCGGTCACCACCGCGCAGGCGCTGTTCAGCGGCAGTGACGCCATCAGCCACATCATTTACGAGCCGCGCACGCGTGAAGAGGGCGCCGCCTCGATCGGGCGGGCGCGGGCGCTGCTCAGTCGCCACCACCACTTCAAGCCGCAGGATGAAGAGGCGGTGAGCTTCTTCAACATCGTCGAAGCCATGCGGAGGGTCGAGCTGATCGGCGTCGCGCTGCAAGTGTTTCTCGTCGCCTGCGGCGTGCTCACGCTGGTGGTCGGCGGTGTCGGGGTGATGAACATAATGCTGGTGGCGGTGGCCGAACGAACGCGCGACTTGGCGGTGTGCAAAGCGGTCGGCGCCAGCCGGCGCGATCTCTTCATGCAGGTAATCGCCGAGACCGTCATCATCACCGTCGGTGCCGGGCTGGCCGGACTCGCTTTGGGCAGCGGCATCATTCTCATCTTGCAAGTGCTGCGCAACTCGGCCGAGCGCGCGCAATTGCTCATGCCCGAGGTGAGCTTTTCGCCGGCGCTGGCGCTGCTGTCGTTCGCTGTGCTGGTGGGGGTCGGCATTCTTGCCGGGATCGTGCCGGCGTTACGGGCAGCGCGCCTCGATCCGGCCGTGGCTTTGCGCGAAGAGTAG
- a CDS encoding ABC transporter permease, translating into MFLAIIRQALGTMRLHRRWAALTMFGIVWGTASVVLLVGWGIGVHGMVDAGMQKIGKNLVLVLPGRVGEDLSAADERRTITLDLDDVAALRQAARRADVVTGELRHWTYARAGAQGRNLDMRGVEPLMQQLRGATLAAGRFITADDVRFQHRVAVIGHTARARLLGPRPALGARINLDGQTFEVIGLLDRVGTQLSRDRTETDEQIWIPISTALTMTGREHLDVILTRPTERRFNQELKREIRTILARRLHVSPSDEEAVFIISLVDMLAGFDSVFAALNVFMIVLAAGTLLIGGIGVMNMMLVSVNERRREIGVRLAVGAARRHVVGQFLVETLVITLVGGFAGLALGVLACAILGQLPRDVIPVPVIVPQVVVLALAITTVVGIISGSGPAWRAARIDPAESLRAE; encoded by the coding sequence ATGTTCTTAGCCATCATTCGCCAGGCGCTCGGGACGATGCGGCTGCACCGCCGCTGGGCCGCGCTGACCATGTTTGGCATCGTTTGGGGCACGGCCTCGGTGGTGCTGCTCGTCGGCTGGGGCATCGGCGTGCACGGCATGGTGGACGCCGGCATGCAGAAGATCGGTAAGAACCTGGTGCTGGTGCTGCCCGGGCGCGTGGGTGAGGATCTGTCGGCGGCGGACGAGCGGCGCACCATCACGCTCGACCTCGATGACGTCGCCGCGCTGCGCCAAGCCGCGCGGCGGGCGGATGTGGTTACCGGGGAGCTGCGGCATTGGACGTACGCCCGCGCCGGGGCCCAGGGGCGGAACCTGGACATGCGCGGCGTCGAGCCACTGATGCAGCAGCTGCGCGGCGCGACGCTGGCGGCCGGTCGCTTCATCACCGCCGACGACGTGCGCTTCCAGCACCGCGTCGCGGTGATCGGGCACACCGCCCGGGCGCGGCTGTTGGGCCCACGCCCGGCGCTGGGCGCGCGCATCAACTTGGACGGACAGACCTTCGAGGTTATCGGGCTACTCGATCGCGTCGGCACCCAGCTCAGCCGCGATCGCACGGAAACCGACGAGCAGATCTGGATTCCGATAAGTACGGCACTGACCATGACCGGGCGCGAGCACCTCGATGTGATTCTCACCCGGCCTACCGAGCGGCGCTTCAATCAAGAACTGAAGCGGGAGATTCGCACCATCTTGGCGCGCCGGCTACACGTCTCGCCCAGCGATGAGGAAGCCGTGTTCATCATCAGCCTGGTCGACATGCTGGCCGGGTTCGACTCGGTATTTGCCGCGCTCAACGTGTTTATGATCGTGCTGGCTGCGGGCACGCTACTGATCGGCGGTATCGGGGTGATGAACATGATGCTGGTTTCGGTCAACGAGCGCCGGCGCGAAATCGGGGTGCGGCTGGCGGTGGGGGCCGCACGCCGGCACGTGGTCGGGCAGTTCCTAGTCGAGACGCTGGTCATTACGCTGGTCGGCGGCTTCGCCGGGCTTGCCCTCGGAGTGCTCGCCTGCGCCATCCTCGGTCAGCTGCCGAGGGACGTGATTCCGGTCCCGGTCATTGTCCCACAGGTGGTGGTGCTGGCGCTGGCGATCACCACGGTGGTGGGGATCATTTCCGGCAGTGGGCCGGCGTGGCGCGCGGCGCGCATCGATCCGGCCGAGTCGCTGCGGGCGGAGTAG
- a CDS encoding ABC transporter ATP-binding protein — protein sequence MSAPAVIRLRGVTKVYDMGEAAVQALKGIDLEIAAGEYVGVMGPSGSGKTTLMDIIGCLARPSLGSYEFDGRRVDQIDDSGLATLRGERIGFVFQTFNLLPRLSALENVELPLLYRRVPRRRRRERAQALLERVGLAHRAQHRPSELSGGERQRVAIARALINHPSVILADEPTGALDTATGNGIMELIEALNRDGQTVIVVTHDPRIGERVGRQLRLRDGAVESDMRRAG from the coding sequence ATGAGCGCACCGGCCGTCATTCGCCTGCGCGGGGTGACCAAGGTGTACGACATGGGCGAGGCGGCGGTGCAGGCGCTCAAGGGCATCGACCTGGAGATCGCCGCGGGCGAGTACGTCGGCGTCATGGGGCCGTCGGGCTCGGGCAAGACCACGCTCATGGACATCATCGGCTGCCTGGCGCGGCCGAGTCTTGGAAGCTACGAGTTTGACGGCCGGCGGGTCGACCAGATCGACGACTCGGGGCTGGCGACATTGCGCGGCGAGCGCATCGGTTTCGTATTCCAGACCTTCAACCTTTTGCCCCGGCTGAGCGCGCTGGAGAACGTCGAGCTGCCGCTGCTGTACCGGCGCGTACCCCGCCGGCGCCGGCGCGAGCGGGCGCAGGCGTTACTCGAACGTGTCGGCCTCGCCCACCGCGCACAGCATCGCCCGAGCGAGTTGTCGGGCGGCGAGCGCCAGCGCGTCGCTATCGCCCGCGCCTTGATCAATCACCCCTCGGTAATCCTGGCCGACGAACCTACCGGTGCGCTCGACACCGCTACCGGCAACGGCATCATGGAACTGATCGAGGCCCTCAACCGTGACGGCCAAACCGTCATCGTCGTCACCCACGACCCGCGCATCGGCGAGCGCGTCGGCCGGCAACTGCGGTTGCGCGACGGGGCGGTCGAGAGTGACATGCGCCGGGCTGGGTAA
- a CDS encoding efflux RND transporter periplasmic adaptor subunit: MGRRLVIAFALVLAGLGGVALLRLGGRGPELGKTALVTRAAIERIVVASGTIEPEHLVEVRAKVSGIVERFHVDAGERVRAGQVIAELDRQTLEAAVREARAVVHEAEVEHDHGAVELQRKSDLFGRGVESKDVLDRTRAEHARAGARLERARATLERLEQELAYATISAPIDGVVLRRELNPGAAVASVASVTGGTVLMTIADTSQMHLLGIVDENEIAQVRVGMTARIRTETYPERIFPGRVRKIASIGDRKDNVTSFKVEVTVLEGVDSLWPRMSGDADIIAEVHDQALLLPETALLYEGNEVMVEVVEHDSPPRLTRRAVRLGIANADRVEVLDGVTEGDTVKLQ, encoded by the coding sequence ATGGGTCGAAGGCTGGTCATTGCATTTGCTCTGGTGCTTGCCGGACTGGGCGGCGTGGCGCTGCTGCGCCTGGGCGGGCGCGGCCCCGAGCTGGGCAAGACCGCCCTAGTGACGCGCGCCGCGATCGAGCGGATCGTGGTGGCCTCGGGTACCATCGAGCCGGAGCATCTGGTCGAGGTCCGTGCCAAAGTTAGCGGCATCGTCGAGCGCTTTCACGTCGATGCCGGCGAGCGCGTGCGCGCCGGCCAGGTGATCGCCGAACTCGATCGCCAGACCCTGGAGGCGGCGGTGCGCGAGGCTCGAGCGGTGGTGCACGAAGCGGAAGTCGAGCACGACCATGGCGCAGTAGAGTTGCAGCGCAAGAGCGATCTCTTCGGCCGCGGCGTAGAATCGAAGGATGTGCTCGATCGCACTCGCGCCGAACACGCGCGCGCCGGCGCCCGCCTCGAGCGCGCCCGCGCCACGCTCGAGCGGCTCGAACAGGAGCTGGCTTATGCCACCATCAGCGCCCCCATCGATGGCGTCGTGCTGCGGCGGGAGTTGAATCCCGGGGCCGCGGTGGCCTCGGTTGCTTCCGTCACCGGCGGCACCGTGCTGATGACGATCGCCGACACCTCGCAGATGCACCTGCTCGGCATCGTCGACGAGAATGAGATCGCACAGGTGCGGGTCGGTATGACCGCGCGCATCCGGACGGAAACCTATCCCGAACGGATCTTTCCCGGGCGGGTGCGCAAGATCGCCTCGATTGGGGACCGCAAGGACAACGTGACCTCGTTCAAGGTCGAGGTTACCGTGCTCGAAGGCGTGGATTCGCTCTGGCCCCGGATGTCAGGCGACGCCGACATCATTGCCGAGGTCCACGACCAGGCGCTGTTGCTGCCGGAAACCGCGCTGCTGTACGAAGGCAACGAAGTGATGGTCGAGGTCGTCGAGCATGACTCACCGCCGCGTTTGACCCGGCGGGCCGTACGGCTCGGTATTGCCAACGCCGATCGCGTCGAAGTACTCGACGGCGTCACCGAAGGTGATACGGTGAAGTTGCAATGA
- a CDS encoding protein kinase, whose product MSPASQSVSCQSCAQSNPPVARFCGRCGWALATDVACATCGTSNPVANTFCHACGVPLAGELARRRDLGPTAAADDGPAPPAALPASFAAGRYRVLCFLGEGSRKRVYRAHDERLDRDVAIALIKTAGLDGSGRTRVQREAQAMARLGDHPHIVTVFDIGEEAGQPFIVSQYMAGGSLEGLLRRAPADDSADPAAAAAGTAALPRHLPIEHALRIAGQIAQALEHAHAREVLHRDLKPGNVWLTADGSAKLGDFGLALALDRSRLTQEGMMVGTATYMPPEQALGRSIDARADLYGLGAVLYEMVTGRPPFLGDDAVAVISQHLNTAPVAPSWHNPAVPLDLEALIMQLLAKAPEDRPATASLVFEALAAIERASTTLAGSTAPGLAVNANPLDRMAAGAFVGREAAMHELRAGLEAALSGRGQLLLLVGEPGIGKTRTAEELATYARVRGAQVLIGRCYEGEGAPAYWPWVQVLRSYVQERDPAILRSELGSGAADIAQIVSEVRERLPDLPPPAALEPEQARFRLFDSITAFLKNAANRQPLVVIIDDLHWADKPSLLLLQFLARELSSSRLLVLGTYRDVELRRQHPLSHSLGELAREQLSRRILLRGITAGDVARYLELTAGKVAPAALVNAVYRETDGNPFFVTEIARLLIAEGRLDAEGRDAEWGITIPQSVREVVGRRLDRLSERCNQLLTIASVMGREFSLSALERVSELPAEQLIENLEEAMAARIITELPRAVGRYSFAHALVRETLYGELTTTRRVRLHRQIAAVLEEFYAANPESHMAELAYHFYEAAPGGDVERAIAYATRAAERATALLAHEEAVVHYERALQALELQPPIGGRRRCELLLALGDAQRYAGDFAKAREAFRAAASVARTLGSNESFARAAIGFSEEWVQAGALDQTAIELLEEALATLPDADSALRAQAMARLAAHLYWTEARDRIVAVSQAAVEMAQRVGDPAALARTLSMRQMVLWNPLNVEELLAAANQIMHLAEVGGDQNLRPIGHEWRLLALLQLGDITAADREIETHRRLAKELRLPIHLWLATEWAAMRALLDGRFVEAEGCITEALALGQRLRPEDTYQSYAVQMLILRREQGRIQELEETVQRMVTQYPHLPAWRCALAYLYAELGREAEARAEFERLAANDFAALRPDLLWVISVSLLAEVCALLGDADRAETLYRLLLPYAGRNVIIGGCLVCVGCASHSLSLLAFTRGQLALAFEHMDDALAMHARLKSRPLLAQSQHDYALLLLARSQPGDRERALELAGEALETAQALGMRALVTAVTTLKLRAQGISATDFTTSIDSVASSVQRRRPDLRRHVARDGTVTLMFSDMEGFTQMTERLGDREAHRVIRAHNAIVRRQLAAHDGAELELQGDGFLLAFADPERGLRCAIAIQRAFAGYNERYAQRPIRVRIGLHTGEAIAEADRFFGKTVILAARIAAQAAGDEILVSAALKELISGRCEIAFDGQREVQLKGLSGSYTLHRVNWRTPAAA is encoded by the coding sequence ATGAGTCCTGCATCGCAGAGCGTCAGCTGTCAGAGCTGTGCGCAATCCAATCCGCCGGTTGCGCGTTTTTGTGGCCGCTGCGGTTGGGCGCTGGCAACCGATGTTGCCTGTGCAACCTGCGGCACTTCGAATCCCGTTGCCAACACGTTCTGCCACGCCTGCGGCGTTCCGCTTGCCGGTGAACTGGCGCGCCGCCGTGATCTTGGCCCGACGGCAGCGGCCGATGACGGGCCGGCCCCACCGGCGGCCTTGCCGGCCTCGTTCGCCGCGGGTCGTTACCGGGTGCTGTGTTTTCTCGGCGAGGGCAGCCGCAAGCGCGTGTACCGCGCCCATGACGAGCGGCTGGATCGTGATGTTGCCATCGCGCTGATCAAGACCGCAGGCTTGGACGGCAGCGGCCGCACGCGCGTGCAGCGCGAAGCTCAGGCGATGGCCCGGCTCGGCGACCACCCGCACATCGTCACGGTGTTCGACATCGGCGAAGAAGCCGGCCAACCATTCATCGTCAGCCAGTACATGGCCGGCGGATCGCTGGAGGGTTTGCTGCGCCGCGCCCCGGCGGATGACAGCGCTGATCCGGCAGCCGCCGCAGCCGGCACGGCAGCGCTGCCGCGCCACCTGCCGATCGAGCACGCCCTGCGCATCGCCGGACAGATTGCGCAAGCGCTGGAGCACGCACACGCCCGCGAGGTGCTGCACCGCGATCTCAAACCGGGCAATGTCTGGCTCACTGCCGATGGCTCGGCCAAGCTCGGCGACTTCGGCCTGGCGCTGGCCCTCGATCGCTCGCGCCTGACTCAAGAAGGAATGATGGTGGGCACGGCCACCTATATGCCGCCGGAGCAGGCCCTGGGCCGCAGCATCGACGCCCGTGCCGATCTTTACGGCTTGGGCGCCGTGCTCTATGAAATGGTCACCGGGCGCCCGCCCTTTCTCGGCGACGATGCCGTAGCCGTCATCTCCCAGCACCTCAACACCGCGCCGGTGGCGCCCTCGTGGCACAACCCGGCAGTGCCGCTCGACCTGGAAGCGCTGATTATGCAGCTGTTGGCCAAGGCGCCAGAGGATCGTCCGGCAACGGCGAGTCTAGTGTTCGAGGCGCTGGCGGCGATCGAGCGCGCCAGCACGACGCTGGCCGGCAGCACGGCGCCGGGACTCGCCGTTAACGCCAATCCCCTCGACCGCATGGCGGCGGGTGCGTTTGTCGGACGCGAGGCCGCCATGCACGAGCTGCGCGCAGGTCTCGAGGCCGCGCTCTCGGGGCGCGGCCAGCTCCTGTTGCTGGTCGGCGAGCCCGGCATCGGCAAGACCCGCACCGCCGAGGAGCTGGCCACCTACGCACGGGTGCGCGGCGCGCAGGTGCTGATCGGCCGCTGCTACGAGGGCGAAGGCGCCCCGGCGTACTGGCCCTGGGTGCAGGTGCTGCGCTCCTACGTCCAAGAGCGCGACCCCGCCATCCTGCGCTCCGAGCTGGGTTCGGGCGCGGCCGACATCGCCCAGATCGTCTCCGAGGTGCGCGAGCGCTTGCCCGACTTGCCGCCGCCGGCGGCGCTCGAGCCCGAGCAGGCGCGCTTCCGCCTGTTCGACAGCATCACGGCCTTTCTCAAGAACGCCGCCAACCGCCAACCGCTGGTGGTGATTATCGACGACCTGCACTGGGCCGACAAGCCTTCGCTGCTGCTGCTGCAGTTCCTGGCCCGCGAGCTGAGCAGCAGCCGCCTGCTCGTGCTGGGCACTTATCGCGACGTCGAGTTGCGCCGCCAGCATCCGTTGTCGCACAGCCTCGGCGAGCTGGCGCGCGAGCAGCTCAGCCGGCGCATCCTGCTGCGCGGCATCACCGCAGGTGACGTTGCCCGCTATCTCGAACTGACCGCCGGTAAGGTCGCCCCGGCGGCGCTGGTGAACGCGGTCTATCGCGAAACCGACGGCAACCCCTTCTTTGTCACCGAGATCGCCCGGCTGCTCATTGCCGAGGGCCGGCTCGACGCCGAGGGCCGCGACGCCGAGTGGGGCATCACCATTCCTCAAAGCGTGCGCGAAGTCGTCGGCCGCCGGCTCGACCGGCTCTCTGAGCGCTGCAACCAGCTACTGACAATCGCCTCGGTGATGGGACGGGAATTCAGCCTCAGCGCGCTCGAACGGGTGAGCGAGCTGCCGGCGGAGCAGCTGATCGAGAACCTCGAGGAGGCGATGGCCGCCCGCATCATCACCGAGCTGCCCCGTGCCGTCGGCCGTTACAGCTTCGCCCACGCGCTGGTGCGCGAGACCCTCTACGGTGAGCTGACCACGACGCGGCGCGTGCGTTTACACCGGCAGATTGCCGCGGTGTTGGAGGAGTTCTACGCGGCCAACCCCGAATCGCACATGGCGGAGCTGGCCTATCACTTCTACGAAGCCGCCCCCGGCGGCGACGTCGAGCGGGCGATCGCCTACGCCACGCGCGCCGCCGAGCGCGCCACCGCGCTGTTGGCGCATGAAGAAGCGGTCGTTCACTACGAGCGCGCGCTGCAAGCTCTGGAGCTGCAACCGCCGATCGGCGGCAGACGCCGCTGCGAGCTGCTGCTGGCCCTGGGCGACGCGCAGCGCTACGCCGGCGACTTCGCCAAGGCGCGCGAGGCTTTTCGCGCCGCCGCCAGCGTGGCGCGTACACTCGGTTCGAACGAGTCCTTCGCCCGTGCCGCGATCGGCTTTTCCGAAGAGTGGGTGCAGGCCGGCGCCCTCGACCAAACCGCGATCGAGCTGCTGGAAGAGGCCCTGGCCACCTTGCCGGACGCCGACAGCGCCCTGCGTGCCCAGGCCATGGCCCGGCTGGCCGCTCACCTTTACTGGACCGAGGCCCGCGATCGCATTGTGGCAGTCAGTCAGGCGGCGGTGGAAATGGCGCAGCGGGTCGGTGATCCGGCCGCGCTGGCGCGCACCCTCAGCATGCGCCAGATGGTGCTCTGGAACCCGCTCAATGTTGAAGAGCTCCTGGCGGCCGCCAACCAGATCATGCACTTGGCCGAGGTCGGCGGCGATCAGAATTTGCGCCCGATCGGGCATGAATGGCGGCTGCTGGCCCTGCTTCAGCTCGGTGACATCACCGCGGCGGATCGTGAAATCGAAACCCACCGCCGGCTGGCCAAGGAGCTGCGGCTGCCCATTCATCTGTGGCTGGCCACCGAGTGGGCGGCCATGCGCGCTCTACTTGATGGCCGCTTCGTCGAGGCGGAAGGCTGCATCACCGAGGCCCTGGCGCTGGGGCAGCGCCTGCGCCCGGAGGACACCTATCAGTCGTACGCGGTCCAGATGCTCATACTGCGGCGCGAGCAGGGCCGCATCCAGGAGCTGGAGGAGACCGTGCAGCGGATGGTGACGCAGTATCCGCACTTGCCCGCTTGGCGCTGCGCACTGGCGTATCTCTACGCCGAGCTCGGCCGTGAAGCCGAGGCGCGGGCTGAGTTCGAGCGGCTGGCGGCCAATGACTTCGCTGCATTACGGCCCGACTTGTTGTGGGTGATCTCAGTCAGTTTGCTGGCCGAGGTCTGTGCCCTGCTCGGGGATGCTGACCGCGCTGAAACCCTCTATCGCTTGTTGCTGCCTTATGCCGGCCGCAACGTCATCATCGGCGGCTGCCTAGTGTGCGTCGGCTGCGCCTCTCATTCGCTCAGCCTGTTGGCCTTCACCCGCGGCCAGCTGGCGCTGGCCTTCGAGCACATGGACGACGCGCTGGCGATGCATGCCCGGCTGAAGTCGCGCCCGCTGTTGGCGCAAAGCCAGCACGATTATGCCCTGCTCTTGCTCGCCCGCAGCCAGCCGGGCGATCGTGAACGAGCGCTGGAGCTGGCCGGTGAGGCGCTGGAAACCGCGCAGGCACTAGGAATGCGCGCCCTCGTGACCGCCGTGACCACGCTCAAGCTGCGCGCCCAGGGCATCAGCGCGACAGACTTCACCACCTCGATCGACAGTGTTGCCTCGAGCGTGCAGCGGCGCCGGCCCGACTTGCGCCGGCACGTGGCGCGCGATGGCACCGTCACCCTGATGTTCAGCGACATGGAGGGCTTCACGCAGATGACCGAGCGCTTGGGCGACCGCGAAGCCCACCGCGTCATCCGCGCGCACAACGCCATCGTGCGCCGGCAACTGGCCGCTCATGACGGGGCCGAGCTGGAGTTGCAGGGCGACGGCTTCCTGCTCGCCTTTGCCGACCCAGAGCGCGGTCTGCGCTGCGCCATCGCCATCCAGCGCGCCTTCGCGGGCTACAACGAGCGTTACGCGCAACGGCCGATTCGCGTGCGCATCGGCCTCCATACCGGTGAGGCCATCGCCGAGGCCGACCGCTTCTTCGGCAAGACCGTGATCCTGGCCGCCCGTATCGCCGCGCAAGCGGCCGGCGACGAGATCCTGGTGTCGGCCGCACTCAAGGAGCTTATCAGCGGCCGCTGCGAGATCGCCTTCGATGGGCAACGCGAGGTACAGCTCAAGGGCCTGAGCGGCAGCTACACCTTGCATCGCGTCAACTGGCGGACGCCCGCAGCCGCTTGA
- a CDS encoding amidohydrolase family protein, producing the protein MHDSINRRDFGKLMMLSAAGLVAGCWGGDTGADAAQLQRQMREEAERSGRGPYGALRYRGYRGLAQLPYFALDQSGQLRLRLEGMPPALDFHTHLGVALLFAPALDLQRRTERTQYFLDCDRDQPGCDFDLDVYINTNFSRAAHDELEREIRNQLLFGSRAAQTHTVPNLLAEMDAMGVAQANVLAIATGLPFGDNLTDTWLQAIEQAGADRRLLLFASVHPHSRTWRQQLRQFAGRGARGLKLHPEMQRFFPDDPAALEVYDECERLGLPVIFHAGRSGIEPNFMRPYALIRHLVKGIEAFPRVQFVLGHAGARDVAEGVALAQRHANVWLEIASQGVTQLHDIIGAVGAERVLFGSDWPFYPLAATLAKVLLVTEGQPEARAAILRGNAERVFAAAAANVRHDS; encoded by the coding sequence ATGCACGACTCAATCAATCGCCGGGACTTCGGCAAGCTAATGATGCTGAGCGCGGCCGGGTTGGTGGCCGGCTGTTGGGGTGGCGACACCGGTGCCGACGCCGCGCAGTTGCAGCGGCAGATGCGCGAGGAGGCGGAGCGCTCCGGGCGGGGCCCGTATGGTGCGTTGCGCTATCGCGGCTACCGCGGCTTGGCGCAGCTGCCCTACTTCGCACTGGACCAAAGTGGGCAACTGCGGTTGCGTCTTGAAGGCATGCCGCCGGCGCTCGACTTCCACACCCACCTGGGCGTGGCCTTGCTGTTCGCCCCGGCGCTCGATTTGCAACGCCGCACCGAACGGACGCAGTACTTCCTCGATTGCGACCGCGACCAGCCCGGCTGCGACTTCGACCTCGATGTGTACATCAATACCAACTTCAGCCGGGCGGCCCACGACGAGTTGGAGCGCGAAATCCGCAACCAGCTACTCTTCGGCAGCCGCGCCGCCCAAACCCACACCGTTCCGAATTTGCTTGCCGAGATGGACGCCATGGGCGTCGCGCAAGCCAACGTACTCGCCATCGCCACCGGGCTGCCTTTCGGCGACAACCTCACTGACACCTGGTTGCAGGCCATCGAGCAAGCCGGTGCCGACCGGCGCCTGCTGCTGTTCGCTTCGGTGCATCCGCACAGCCGCACCTGGCGGCAGCAGCTGCGTCAGTTCGCCGGCCGGGGCGCGCGCGGCCTCAAGTTGCACCCCGAGATGCAGCGCTTCTTTCCCGACGACCCGGCGGCCTTGGAGGTCTACGATGAATGTGAGCGTTTAGGACTGCCGGTGATCTTTCACGCCGGCCGCTCCGGCATCGAGCCGAACTTCATGCGGCCTTACGCCTTGATCCGCCATCTGGTTAAAGGCATCGAGGCCTTTCCACGGGTCCAGTTCGTGCTCGGGCATGCCGGCGCCCGCGACGTGGCCGAGGGGGTGGCCTTGGCCCAGCGCCACGCCAACGTCTGGCTGGAGATCGCCAGCCAAGGCGTCACCCAGCTGCATGACATCATCGGCGCGGTTGGCGCTGAGCGCGTGCTGTTCGGCAGCGACTGGCCCTTCTACCCGCTGGCGGCGACGCTGGCGAAGGTGCTGCTGGTAACCGAGGGACAACCAGAGGCACGAGCGGCGATTCTGCGGGGCAACGCCGAGCGGGTATTTGCCGCGGCCGCTGCCAACGTCCGACACGACTCGTGA